The Quercus lobata isolate SW786 chromosome 4, ValleyOak3.0 Primary Assembly, whole genome shotgun sequence genome segment AGtacattttcaagtttcaaggtTGAAGTAACCTGAATTGTACCTATATGTGTAACAGTGACCTTTTCACCATTAGGTAATTGAACAAATGTGGAAATGGAGCTAGTGATATGTGTAAACAAAGATAAGGAATGAACTATGTGGTCTGTGTCTCCGGTATCAAGGATCCATACATCAGCACCATAAGCAGTTTTATTGACAGGATTAACAGTAAAAACTGAATGATGCAAATCTAAGGAAACAAAATTTGACCAAGTGTTACACACATTACCTGAAAGAGCAGAATTGGCTGAGTGTAATGCATCATTAGCAGCACCAGATGTGGATGCATGATGAGAGCTGAGCATTGAGATTAGTTGTTGATACTGCTTTGAAGTGAAAGGAAAGGAATTGACCTGTTGATTACCAAAATTGCCTTGATCATCTTCAATCAAGACTTGATTGGCCATAGCCACTCTGCCTTTTTGCTTGTAACCTGGAGGAAATCCTAccaatttttagcatttttccatAACATGACCAAGCTTTCCACAATGACTACACACAGGCTTCCCTTTTGCTTTGATTCCTTTGGTGTTCTTGTTATGTCCTGGATATGAAATTCCTTGATTGAATCCTTGATTCTTGACTGCAAGAGCAGTTGATTCAACCGAAGGAGCAATAGTAAATCTTGAATACCTTTGTCTTTCCTCTTGAATCACTAAAGAAAATGCCTTATCAATGGAAGGACTAGGCTCCATCATTAGTATTTGTGTTCTGACTTGAGAATAAGAATCATTCAAGCCATTTAAGAACTGCATGAGGGAATCTTGATGCTGGAAGGTTGTGATTTTATAATTCACACCACAGGTGCACTTTCCACATGAGCAACAAGGTGAAGGCCTGAAATTCAATAGTTGATCCTAGGCAACTTGAAGATCAGTGAAGAAACCCGTTACCGTAGCAAAACCTTGCATCATAGTTGAGATTTGTTTCTGAAGCTGAGAGATCCTTGGTCCATTTGCTTGAGAGAATTGTTTCTTGAGAGTATTCCACACTTCGAATGCAATGTCTCTGTAAATCACACTAGCAGTAAGGTGAGGAGAAACTGAATTCAAGATCCAAGAGGAGATCATTGAATTGCATTTGGACCAGGCTTGCTTCTCTAATGGTGTGATAGCCATTGATGcattaacagtaccatcaacgAATCCAAGTTTGCTTTTGGCATCCAAAGCCATTCTCATTGCTCTGGACCACATAGGATAGTTATCCTCTGTTAATGGTTAAGTAACCAGAATCGCACCTAGTGTTTCACCATGATGCAAGAAAAATGGACTTCGTGGATCCTCCATCGGAGTCAGTTCTCGCtgagaagaggaagatgaaCCAATTTGAGTAGCCTGAGTATTCGACGCCATTGAAGAAGGCTcgagctctgataccatgtaacAAAATAGAGAcgaaggaaaggaaaagatgTATGAACACAGAgaaagaaattgagagaaaagatGAGAAACTTTCTCTAATTGATGTAATAAATGAACCTGTACACAATCTATGCTTATATACACCTCTGAACCTAAACACCCAAAGCAGAGCCTAACTAACTGACCAAAATATAAAGGAATTAGCTACAGCACGTGTAAAGATTAGTTACAACACACGTGTGATACAATCTGaattaaattaacaattaaaattacatGTCGTTTAGCTACTGATCTAAGTAAACTTGTAGCTTATCTGTTGTGTCGTTtagctcttcttttctttcttcttattctcTGATCCTTTCTTCTTAACTGCCTAATACTGTTTGTTGTGAGTGTTATGATAAGCTAATCTGAACTATGCCTGATTCTTTTATTATGAATGCTGGGACATGGTGGCTGTGGACATACAAATGGAACATGTTTGGTATTAGTGGTAACACATCTTCAGTAATTTAGGACCAGAAGTATATGATGATCTTTCACTATTAATATGTTTGACTGAAATGATGAATTTCAATGATTAGGGAAATTAGTGAAATTATTTAACCAGTGTTACCAATCATGGCAAATGTGATTACTGTTTCCTAGTTTGCTTGAGTGCTGATTTAATAATGATGGTTATGTCTTCAAGTTGTATTAGGTTGATGTATTTTTGTCTATGTCGTTTAACAAAATGCCTAGTTGATTAAACGTATAAAATAAACAAGACTGCTAATTTCGTTcgtctttattttttaattttctctaaaaCAGATCTTCAATGGTGTATTTTTGAAAGTGAACAAGGCCACAGTGAATATGCTCCAGAGGGTTGAGCCTTATGTGACTTATGGGTGCGTACTTTTATCTCTGCCTCTGGTCATTTGCCTTACATAAACATCTGTAGTCCAAAATTTACATCGTCTCTCACTAACTAGACATGCATGTTTATAGATATCCCAACTTGAAGAGTGTGAGGGAACTTATCTATAAGAGAGGATATGGAAAGTTGAACCAACAGAGAACTGCTTTGATTGATAACGCCATCGTTGAACAGGTTTGTAATTCCAAGCTACTGTTGTTTTATAAAGGGAAGTTCTTGCTTGAACTTGTTGCTTATATGCTATGATGTTTTCACAGGCTCTGGGTAAATACGGCATTATCTGCACAGAAGATCTCATCCATGAGATAATGACAGTTGGACCTCACTTCAAGCAGGCAAACAACTTCCTGTGGCCATTTAAGCTAAAGGCACCCCTGGGTGGcctaaagaagaagagaaaccaCTATGTTGAGGGAGGCGATGTTGGAAATCAGGAGAATTTCATCAATGAGCTAATCAGAAGAATGAATTAAACAACTGCACTTTTTTGTTAGTTGGAGgagtgaggttttttttttttttttttttttgttactggATTCTGGAAGTAATCTGAACACCAGTTTTTCTAAAGTCCTGTATGAATTTAgagataattttatattatttgttaaagATTAGAACTAGTTAATGGTGTCTATCTTTGTTTTGACTAGCTGATATCCCCCCGAATGCATGGtgcattttgataaattttgtaagaaattatttatgacCTATTGATTTCATGAATACTATTATCTGTTTGTATTGATGGAAAaccttttataaaaatagatttttagattttccgatgtttggtagcataaaaaaaattagttaatggaaaactatttttagtcaACAGAAAAccttaacaaaaataagacttattttctataagttgttttctagaaaatgtttttgGAAAACAATGTGTCTTGCACACTGCATCACTCCTATAGATAATTCTATTCTTTTGTGTGcaggaaacaaaaattaatttcatacCAGGTTAGTCATAGAGCAAAGCTTGTTTAGCAATGGCTGTAACGTCCTCACTTCCATAGGAATCCTAGCTGGCTTTGAATGGGTAACCTTTATTGTTGCTCTTTGCCTTTCCTTCTTATGTTTGTAACCAATTCACGTAGCATCCTGCAAGTTGCACGTATATGCTTGATGACAATAGATACTAAACTAAACTACATGCctttgttttctgttttgtttttatcaGGTTATGGCTACTAAGGTTGATTGACAATAGAGCATTTCAAGCGACTTTGGCTTTGTGAGATGTGAGCGAAAAGTGAGGAAAGGAGTGGAACCAATGTAGTCTTATAGTAGCTGactcctttattttatttataaaattttgtaaatttaattatgttgcAACAAAAGACATAAAGCAGTGTAGTGAGGTGAGCTTGTTGGAGTGTAACATTTTTCCAAGGCTTGAAATATAGCCATTAGATAATTGCTTTCAACTTGTATAGACTTTTATTAATGATTGAACACTTACACATCTCTCCTTGTGTGTCTGTTCTCATGTGTTGGGGCCTTAGTGTTTATTTATGTACAATATGTTCAGATATTCGTAATTGTTATTCTAGTTTCTAAGCTTGTGTGATCTGCCAGGTAATAAATGCATGTCCCAACTGTCTGGGTAGTTtggttggttttatttttaataaattgtattttcaaTCCTATGATTTAAGGTGGTAACGAGTCAAAATAAatcttacaattttaaaaattttaaactaaactCTTTAATTCCAGAAGTTTCAAATCAaacattgaagtttaaagatagATAGGTACAAGTTAATTTCATAGTTTTGTTACTTGAGTTCTGAAATTAGTtctgaaattgtaaaaaaaaaaaaaaaaaaaaaagattctagTGGAACTTGAGTATCACATACTCAAGTTTCAATATAAATCGAGCCTTTGAAGCTCTATTTCCATTCAGTACTTGACTTCACCAATAGCAAGTATGCCAGGCCGAGACTTCAAAACTATTTATGACCAATGCCACTGGAAAAATTCCAACTAGAAATTGAGTCTCTGAAACTTGATTTCAATTTCAGTGGCTTTTTTGTAAATAAGTCCAGCATAAATTGAGCCTTTGAAACTCGATTTGTGCTAGTAGTTTATTTATGAATATGCCACccaaatggaactcgagtttcttagACTCGATTTCCTCTAggattcccccccccccttccccccaCCTGCAGCagtaaaccaaaatttttttttccttcccctgCATCCATCCCCTAGATCCATAACACATCACATAGGCAGTAGTAAACAACTAGATACAAGCATATGATACCAATCAAAGGGAGAGTACATCAAATGCAAAAAACTAGATTAAAACAGTTACTGTTCATGGGCATTATAGTTGCCCTCTTAGCACACAAAAAAGATTTCTAGCTATCATCGCTTCAAACAAGGCCCCAGTGGTTGAACTTGCCAAAGTAGTAGCTACTAATGCCAAAGTAATATCATTGCTGGCATTATAGGCAAAAGCTG includes the following:
- the LOC115984058 gene encoding 60S ribosomal protein L7-2-like; this encodes MNLQKMNFEKELIRLKREAKLKGGFYVDPKAKLLFIIRIRAINAMHPTTRKILQLLRLRQIFNGVFLKVNKATVNMLQRVEPYVTYGYPNLKSVRELIYKRGYGKLNQQRTALIDNAIVEQALGKYGIICTEDLIHEIMTVGPHFKQANNFLWPFKLKAPLGGLKKKRNHYVEGGDVGNQENFINELIRRMN